Proteins from one Dysgonomonas sp. HDW5A genomic window:
- a CDS encoding TIM-barrel domain-containing protein, giving the protein MKNQILLLVSLLLIFAQCKKGSDNHTYIHPITAQADTNVVLPPSWAFGVLYGAYTNQEQTIERVNQIIEHDYPIDAFWIDSWFWDHANKGRGPQKYMDFIADTIGFPNRKEMWDYLESQNIKGGFWAWDCIFETGNEVAFKDFQDKGYFKNTYVESNPWHNNSTTTAMHQTEGGTKKGTLCGNIDFNNPQAVAYFKQRMKHFFDEGADFIKLDRTSAIPVCKAMFELSQEFGKETKGRGMIFSHTGGQETEEYKKYPGKWTDDTRCDWNIENPNKKFNSWVPPVAFKENIAMYLDPNKKSSLIPFLSQDLGGFDMGITDQLDEELYIRWLQFAMFSPIVETFAQPENKTANMAYLISSQADSIYRQYAHLRMELFPYIYSYAHLNRLTGELMMRKIQGQIYEYLFGNEIFVAPVYEQGATNREVLLPDGNWINYWTGELYEGKKNYTVDAPIGQIPLFIRQGAIIPMREYARSIEKGTNDTLILHIYPGADSAFTFIEDDGNSNDYLKGIYAKTMISLKDANGMSKLNIAPTLGYYKGIKNTRNWQICIHSSKAVTKLTLNGRILPFKNEGKTYISDLFSADKYTQNDIKISYK; this is encoded by the coding sequence TTCTTATTTTTGCACAGTGCAAAAAAGGGAGTGATAATCATACATACATTCATCCGATAACGGCACAGGCAGATACAAATGTGGTACTACCTCCGTCATGGGCATTTGGCGTATTGTATGGAGCATACACCAATCAGGAGCAAACGATTGAGCGTGTAAACCAAATCATAGAACACGATTATCCGATAGATGCCTTTTGGATAGATTCATGGTTTTGGGATCACGCAAACAAAGGGAGAGGACCTCAGAAATACATGGACTTTATTGCCGATACCATTGGTTTCCCAAACAGAAAAGAGATGTGGGATTATCTCGAATCTCAGAACATAAAAGGAGGGTTCTGGGCATGGGATTGTATTTTCGAAACAGGAAATGAAGTGGCTTTTAAAGATTTTCAAGACAAAGGGTACTTCAAAAATACATATGTAGAAAGCAACCCTTGGCACAACAACAGTACAACGACTGCTATGCACCAAACCGAAGGAGGAACTAAGAAAGGTACGCTTTGCGGGAATATCGATTTTAACAATCCGCAAGCAGTAGCCTATTTTAAACAGCGGATGAAACACTTTTTCGACGAAGGTGCAGACTTTATCAAACTCGATCGTACATCGGCTATCCCGGTATGCAAAGCCATGTTTGAACTCTCGCAAGAATTCGGAAAAGAAACAAAAGGGCGAGGAATGATATTTTCCCATACAGGAGGGCAGGAAACCGAAGAATACAAAAAGTATCCGGGAAAGTGGACTGACGATACTCGTTGCGACTGGAATATTGAAAACCCCAATAAAAAATTTAATTCGTGGGTTCCTCCTGTGGCTTTCAAAGAAAATATTGCCATGTATCTCGACCCGAATAAGAAAAGTAGTCTGATACCATTCCTTTCGCAAGACTTAGGCGGTTTCGATATGGGAATTACCGACCAATTGGATGAGGAATTATACATCCGCTGGTTGCAGTTCGCCATGTTTTCGCCCATTGTAGAAACTTTTGCTCAACCCGAAAACAAAACGGCCAATATGGCTTATCTCATTTCGTCACAAGCCGATAGTATATATAGGCAATACGCCCATCTGCGTATGGAGTTATTCCCTTATATCTATTCGTATGCCCACCTCAACCGTTTGACAGGAGAATTGATGATGCGAAAAATTCAGGGGCAGATTTATGAATATTTGTTTGGAAACGAAATTTTTGTTGCTCCCGTATACGAACAAGGGGCTACAAACCGTGAGGTACTCCTACCCGATGGCAATTGGATCAATTATTGGACAGGCGAGCTGTATGAAGGAAAGAAAAACTATACGGTAGATGCTCCAATCGGACAAATACCTTTGTTTATACGTCAAGGAGCTATCATCCCCATGCGTGAATATGCACGGTCGATAGAAAAAGGAACTAATGACACCTTAATCTTACATATATATCCGGGAGCAGATTCAGCATTTACGTTTATAGAGGATGACGGAAATAGTAACGATTATCTAAAAGGTATTTATGCTAAAACAATGATATCGCTAAAGGATGCAAATGGTATGTCGAAACTTAACATAGCTCCTACTTTGGGTTATTACAAGGGGATCAAAAATACCAGAAACTGGCAAATATGTATCCATTCATCCAAAGCAGTAACAAAATTGACATTAAACGGTCGTATCTTACCATTTAAAAACGAAGGTAAAACTTATATAAGTGATTTATTCAGTGCAGATAAATACACTCAAAACGATATTAAAATAAGTTATAAGTAA